In Candidatus Bathyarchaeota archaeon, one DNA window encodes the following:
- a CDS encoding PaREP1 family protein, with protein MSEILELPKELYEIIKKEAYKMGKTVEEVILDSVYPSLDPEDREKIYLKLYENYLREVEKLYEREDLPQSGEKCWGAVTALLNIIAERRGWRHYSHTDYTEIIEKLSNETREPLGRLFASAERLHANFYHNFLTKINFEAHRDDALDLIEKLKKILNI; from the coding sequence ACTCTATGAGATCATTAAAAAGGAGGCGTATAAGATGGGGAAAACAGTAGAAGAAGTTATTCTGGATTCGGTATATCCTTCTCTGGATCCCGAAGATAGAGAAAAGATCTACCTGAAGCTGTATGAGAATTACCTGCGAGAGGTGGAAAAACTCTACGAGAGGGAGGACCTTCCCCAGTCCGGTGAGAAGTGCTGGGGGGCCGTCACCGCTCTCCTCAACATTATAGCGGAGAGGAGGGGATGGAGGCATTACAGCCATACAGATTACACAGAAATAATAGAGAAGCTATCCAACGAGACCAGAGAGCCTCTCGGAAGGCTTTTCGCTAGTGCGGAGAGACTCCACGCGAACTTCTATCATAACTTCCTAACCAAAATAAACTTTGAAGCTCATAGAGATGATGCTCTAGATCTAATAGAAAAATTAAAGAAGATATTGAATATATGA
- a CDS encoding pyridoxal phosphate-dependent aminotransferase, translating to MIREEFFDSATVEGMLAAPGIKWHRYPPDVIPLWLADLDFPIAPEIKRALINAVQDEDLFYGDDTKTREALAEKVRKRNGLDVKAENIMITQGVLPAMWLALQYSCKPGDEVIVTDPMYYPFYTAVDVTYTKPVRWPLEMEEGYRFDIERLKELVTRRTKLIFVCNPHNPCGRVMTREELKGIADIAVDRRIMVMVDELWEEIVFDGREHITLASLSPEIADLTITSWGFSKAYGVAGLQLGYLSAPKDVIDDLRKISRGVLRGASTLARAAVPAMLSKDLNWYREGLMRHLHMIRDLCERRFKELPGVTCPKLEGTYLMFPRFNYGMSSSQLHKYMLEEAKLAFSPGSEFGSKGEGHLRMCIATSRTIINEVFDRMEKALGKLK from the coding sequence ATGATCAGGGAAGAGTTCTTCGACTCGGCCACTGTTGAGGGTATGCTTGCGGCTCCCGGCATCAAGTGGCATAGGTACCCACCCGATGTCATCCCCCTGTGGCTGGCAGACCTAGACTTTCCGATAGCGCCCGAGATAAAAAGGGCCCTGATAAACGCTGTGCAGGACGAGGATCTATTCTACGGCGACGACACCAAGACCAGGGAGGCTCTCGCCGAGAAGGTTAGGAAGAGGAACGGGCTTGATGTTAAGGCCGAGAATATAATGATAACCCAGGGGGTTCTACCGGCCATGTGGCTAGCATTACAATACTCCTGCAAGCCAGGAGATGAGGTTATAGTCACCGATCCGATGTACTACCCCTTCTACACCGCAGTTGATGTGACTTACACAAAACCCGTACGCTGGCCCCTGGAGATGGAGGAGGGATACAGGTTCGATATAGAGAGACTGAAGGAGCTTGTGACCAGGAGGACAAAGCTGATCTTCGTCTGCAACCCCCATAATCCATGCGGCAGGGTCATGACAAGGGAGGAGCTCAAGGGGATAGCAGACATAGCCGTTGACAGGAGGATAATGGTCATGGTTGACGAGCTCTGGGAGGAGATAGTCTTCGACGGGAGGGAGCACATAACCCTGGCCTCCCTGAGCCCAGAGATAGCAGACCTAACCATAACCAGCTGGGGCTTCTCCAAGGCCTATGGCGTAGCGGGCCTCCAGCTCGGATACCTCAGCGCCCCCAAAGATGTCATCGACGACCTGAGAAAGATATCCCGGGGGGTCCTGAGGGGGGCCTCAACGCTTGCGAGGGCGGCAGTCCCGGCTATGCTGAGTAAGGACCTTAACTGGTACAGGGAGGGGCTGATGAGGCATCTACACATGATAAGGGATCTATGCGAGAGGAGGTTTAAGGAGCTGCCCGGGGTCACCTGCCCGAAGCTGGAGGGAACCTACCTCATGTTCCCGCGGTTCAACTACGGGATGAGCAGCAGCCAACTCCACAAGTACATGCTAGAGGAGGCTAAGCTGGCCTTCTCCCCAGGATCGGAGTTCGGATCCAAGGGAGAGGGCCACCTCAGGATGTGCATAGCCACGAGCAGGACGATAATAAACGAGGTCTTCGACAGGATGGAGAAGGCTCTAGGTAAGCTGAAGTAG